The stretch of DNA TTTTGATCGCACACATATTACTAAGCTTGTCCTTCCATTTCTTGTCTATGGCCACAAAGTTGAGGTCGCTTGTGAAGTTGGTAGAGGTTGGATCAATATAACCATTTAACGGACAAGTAAAACCAAATGGTGCAATTTCACCTTGTCGTCTTTCACAATTATAGAATAGGGATGCATTTTCGGAATTAGATGTGAAGTTGAAGAGGGTTAAATCCAAGGTAGTGTTGGTCAACTCGGATTCCATTGTTGGACAAGGTCCTTGAACAAATTGTTGTTttgatatagttaagatgttggattTGTAATTGATCTTAAGTACATTGTATATCTCCTTTTTAATCTCAATGGTTAGAGAATTTCCTTGACATTCCAGAGCGAAACCTGGATGACCGCAGTAGTTGAACCGAGTTGCATCCCAGAAAGGATATCTGATATCTATGGATGGACCGCATGTTGAGTTGAGAGGAGCACAGCTTGCATATTGTTCATCTACATATGCAGATGATAATGGATAAATCAATTTGTTGAATATTAGAATAATTATGGAAATTATACACGAAAACCCTTTTTGGTTACGTTGAAACATTTAGATGCAATTTTTCATTTGATTAGTTctattgatgaagagttgttgcATAGAGGTATGTATGTGTCTTGTGTATGACTCTGTCCAAATTCTCCTTTATTCTTTTGCTACAAGAAAATAAGGAATATTTTTCTTAAATCTAGGTCAACCCAAAGTATTTACAAAAATAGTCTATTTCAAACTAATTACCCCTCCAAAAACTAATGTTCTTccca from Silene latifolia isolate original U9 population chromosome 10, ASM4854445v1, whole genome shotgun sequence encodes:
- the LOC141605708 gene encoding LEAF RUST 10 DISEASE-RESISTANCE LOCUS RECEPTOR-LIKE PROTEIN KINASE-like 2.1, giving the protein MFQRNQKGFSCIISIIILIFNKLIYPLSSAYVDEQYASCAPLNSTCGPSIDIRYPFWDATRFNYCGHPGFALECQGNSLTIEIKKEIYNVLKINYKSNILTISKQQFVQGPCPTMESELTNTTLDLTLFNFTSNSENASLFYNCERRQGEIAPFGFTCPLNGYIDPTSTNFTSDLNFVAIDKKWKDKLSNMCAIKIDIPVFKTVVADLDKGTGSLSDVVTKGFELKWRIDESRECQVCSAAKGRCGFNHTLGEPICFFPQGSLNNTFSLFNGFQGKHKENSRR